A stretch of the Neisseria sp. DTU_2020_1000833_1_SI_GRL_NUU_006 genome encodes the following:
- the pgeF gene encoding peptidoglycan editing factor PgeF, translating into MKTITETLNLAPQGKNFLTADWPAPANVKTLITTRNGGVSQGVYQSLNLGSHVGDDPDAVRRNREIVQEQVGLPVAYLNQIHSTIVVNAADALGNTPDADASVDNSGKAACAAMTADCLPVLFCDKAGTVVAAAHAGWRGLAGGVLQNTIAAMNVAPVEIMAYLGPAIGADAFEVGQDVFDAFCAPMPEAADAFEDIGGGKYLADIYALARLVLRREGVDMIYGGTHCTVLERDTFFSYRRDGQTGRMVSLIWLEQV; encoded by the coding sequence ATGAAAACCATCACAGAAACCTTAAACCTCGCCCCGCAAGGCAAAAATTTCCTGACAGCCGACTGGCCTGCGCCTGCCAACGTGAAAACCCTGATTACCACCCGCAACGGCGGCGTAAGCCAAGGCGTGTATCAAAGTTTGAACCTCGGTTCGCACGTCGGTGATGATCCTGATGCCGTGCGCCGCAATCGTGAAATCGTGCAGGAACAGGTCGGGCTGCCCGTTGCCTACCTCAATCAAATCCACAGCACCATCGTCGTCAACGCTGCCGACGCATTGGGCAACACACCCGACGCAGACGCTTCGGTGGACAACTCGGGCAAAGCCGCCTGCGCCGCGATGACTGCCGACTGCCTGCCTGTCTTGTTCTGCGATAAAGCAGGGACGGTCGTCGCTGCCGCACACGCCGGCTGGCGCGGTTTGGCGGGCGGCGTGCTGCAAAACACCATAGCCGCAATGAATGTCGCGCCCGTCGAAATCATGGCATATCTCGGCCCTGCCATCGGCGCGGACGCGTTTGAAGTCGGACAAGACGTGTTCGACGCATTTTGTGCCCCCATGCCCGAAGCGGCGGACGCATTCGAAGACATCGGCGGCGGTAAATATCTTGCCGACATCTACGCGCTGGCGCGTTTGGTTCTGCGCCGCGAAGGTGTGGACATGATTTACGGCGGCACACACTGCACCGTCTTAGAGCGCGACACTTTCTTCTCTTACCGCCGCGACGGACAAACCGGCCGCATGGTCAGCCTAATTTGGTTGGAACAGGTATAA
- a CDS encoding NnrS family protein encodes MNKFFTHPMRPFFVGAAVLAILGVLVFLISPGAIVLHRQIFLELMLPEAYGGFLTAAMLEWTGYKGRLKPVATLMAALLLAASVLLPFATQTSSFFVAGYWLVLLLFCAWLIWLDRNTDNFALLMLLAAFTVFQTAYAVSGDLNLLRAQVHLNMAAVMFVSVRVSVLLGAEALKECRLKDPVFIPNVVYKNIAITFLLLHAAAELWLPAQTAGFTALAVGFILLAKLRELHHHELLRKHYVRTYYLLQLFAAAGYLWTGAAKLQNLPASAPLHLITLGGMMGGVMMVWLTAGLWHSGFTKLDYPKLCRIAVPILFAAAVSRAVLMNVNPIFFITVPAILTAAVFVLYLLTFVPIFRANAFTDDPE; translated from the coding sequence ATGAATAAATTCTTCACCCACCCCATGCGGCCGTTTTTCGTCGGCGCGGCGGTACTTGCCATACTCGGCGTGTTGGTGTTTCTCATCAGCCCCGGTGCCATCGTCTTGCACCGCCAAATCTTCTTAGAACTCATGCTGCCTGAGGCATACGGCGGTTTTCTGACTGCCGCCATGCTCGAATGGACGGGTTATAAAGGTCGTCTGAAACCTGTTGCTACTTTGATGGCGGCATTGTTGCTCGCCGCATCCGTCCTGTTGCCGTTTGCGACGCAAACCTCTTCGTTTTTCGTCGCCGGCTATTGGCTGGTGTTGCTGCTGTTCTGCGCCTGGCTGATTTGGCTTGACCGCAACACTGACAACTTCGCCCTGCTGATGCTGCTTGCCGCGTTTACCGTTTTTCAGACGGCCTATGCCGTCAGCGGCGATTTGAACCTGCTGCGCGCGCAAGTGCATCTGAACATGGCGGCGGTCATGTTCGTATCTGTGCGCGTCAGCGTCCTTCTGGGCGCGGAAGCTCTTAAAGAATGCCGTCTGAAAGACCCCGTATTCATCCCCAACGTCGTCTATAAAAACATCGCCATCACCTTCCTGCTGCTACACGCCGCCGCCGAACTTTGGCTGCCCGCGCAAACCGCCGGTTTTACCGCGCTCGCCGTCGGTTTCATCCTGCTTGCCAAGCTGCGCGAACTGCACCATCACGAACTCCTGCGCAAACACTACGTCCGCACCTATTACCTGCTCCAACTCTTTGCCGCCGCAGGCTATCTGTGGACAGGCGCGGCGAAACTGCAAAACCTGCCTGCCTCCGCGCCCCTGCACCTGATTACCCTCGGCGGCATGATGGGTGGCGTGATGATGGTGTGGCTGACCGCCGGACTGTGGCACAGCGGCTTTACCAAACTCGACTACCCCAAACTCTGCCGCATCGCCGTTCCCATCCTCTTCGCCGCCGCCGTCTCGCGCGCTGTTTTAATGAACGTGAATCCGATATTCTTCATCACCGTTCCCGCGATTCTGACCGCCGCCGTGTTCGTGCTTTATCTGTTGACGTTCGTACCGATATTTCGGGCGAATGCGTTTACGGACGATCCGGAGTGA
- the rluD gene encoding 23S rRNA pseudouridine(1911/1915/1917) synthase RluD produces MQNTSFDNEADYSDDLDFTSAPEAESCVNLTVPLELAGGRLDAVLAKLMPDYSRSRLTSWIKEGAVIVNDKPAQPKDKMIGGESISVTVRPSEENLAFKPEAMDLDIVYEDDTVIVVNKPAGLVVHPAAGNWTGTLLNGLLAHCPELSQIPRAGIVHRLDKETSGLMVVAKTLPAQNSLVQQLQERTVKRIYRAVANGIVPFDGKIETQIGRDPHNRLKMAVVKFGGKPAVTHVKVLERYLAHSYIECSLETGRTHQIRVHMREANHPLAADPVYGNLRHPCSEPVKEAVKSLGARQALHAYRLSFVHPKTGETVSFEAPIPDDMYHLLSVLRLEAGLDSSLSKEEEWQDKLGTDDDDDWNEDDYDVEVVYVRD; encoded by the coding sequence ATGCAGAATACTTCCTTTGATAATGAAGCCGATTATAGCGACGATTTAGACTTTACGTCAGCCCCCGAAGCAGAAAGTTGTGTTAATTTGACTGTTCCGCTGGAGCTTGCGGGCGGGCGGCTGGATGCGGTGTTGGCAAAGCTCATGCCTGATTATTCGCGCAGCCGCCTGACATCGTGGATTAAAGAAGGCGCGGTTATTGTAAACGATAAGCCCGCCCAACCCAAAGACAAAATGATAGGCGGAGAATCCATCAGCGTAACGGTACGTCCGAGCGAAGAGAATCTCGCGTTCAAACCCGAAGCGATGGATTTGGATATTGTGTACGAAGACGATACCGTCATCGTCGTCAACAAACCCGCCGGACTGGTCGTCCACCCCGCCGCAGGCAACTGGACGGGGACGCTGCTCAACGGCCTGCTGGCGCATTGTCCCGAATTGAGCCAGATTCCGCGCGCGGGCATCGTCCACAGGCTAGACAAGGAAACCAGCGGCCTGATGGTGGTCGCCAAAACCCTGCCTGCACAAAACTCCCTCGTGCAGCAACTTCAAGAACGCACGGTCAAACGCATTTACCGCGCCGTCGCCAATGGCATTGTTCCCTTTGACGGAAAAATCGAAACCCAAATCGGACGCGATCCGCACAACCGCCTGAAAATGGCAGTCGTCAAATTCGGCGGCAAACCTGCCGTGACACACGTCAAAGTGTTGGAACGCTATCTTGCCCACAGCTACATCGAATGCTCGCTCGAAACAGGCAGGACGCACCAAATCCGCGTCCATATGCGCGAAGCCAACCACCCGCTTGCCGCCGACCCCGTTTACGGCAACCTGCGCCATCCGTGCAGCGAACCGGTGAAAGAAGCCGTTAAAAGTCTGGGTGCGCGTCAGGCTTTGCATGCCTACCGCTTGAGTTTCGTCCATCCGAAAACCGGCGAAACCGTTTCCTTCGAAGCCCCGATTCCCGACGATATGTATCACCTGCTCTCTGTCCTGCGCCTCGAAGCAGGCTTGGATTCGTCTTTGAGCAAAGAAGAAGAATGGCAGGACAAACTCGGCACGGATGACGATGATGATTGGAACGAAGACGACTACGACGTCGAAGTGGTTTATGTGAGGGATTAA
- the yciA gene encoding acyl-CoA thioester hydrolase YciA, translating to MTQKNEHRSHPQGELLLRTVAMPQDTNPNQDIFGGWIMSQMDLGGGILAAEIAQGRIVTVAVQEMNFIRPVKVGNVVCCYGRCVRVGNTSLQLKIEVWVKTLMNDHLTEDRQLVTEAIFTYVAIDSEGNTRPIPKEGNPKLQGLI from the coding sequence ATGACTCAAAAAAACGAACACCGCTCCCACCCTCAAGGCGAGCTTTTGCTGCGCACCGTCGCCATGCCGCAAGACACCAATCCCAACCAAGATATTTTCGGCGGCTGGATTATGTCGCAAATGGATTTGGGCGGCGGCATTTTGGCGGCGGAAATCGCGCAAGGCCGCATCGTTACCGTCGCCGTTCAGGAAATGAACTTCATCCGCCCCGTTAAAGTGGGCAACGTCGTTTGCTGCTACGGACGCTGCGTGCGCGTGGGCAATACTTCGCTGCAACTGAAAATCGAAGTTTGGGTGAAAACGTTGATGAACGACCACCTGACCGAAGACCGCCAACTCGTTACCGAAGCCATCTTTACCTACGTCGCCATCGACAGCGAAGGCAACACACGCCCTATTCCAAAAGAAGGCAACCCTAAACTGCAAGGTCTGATTTAA